From a single Apium graveolens cultivar Ventura chromosome 2, ASM990537v1, whole genome shotgun sequence genomic region:
- the LOC141707889 gene encoding HVA22-like protein j isoform X1 — MLAELVTKLLMMILGYAYPAFVCFKTVEKNKVKIEELRFWCQYWIVVALLTVFERIGDIFISWVPMYAEMKLALFLCLWYPKTKGTGFVYETLLRPFIIKYETDIDKNLQELRSRMWNLAIYYYHNYTELGPTKLFQVVESLAFKQRNIERSSSKKCERNKSKTSFSPRWNTMFSFNRGSLRGKHRSI, encoded by the exons ATGTTGGCAGAGCTCGTTACCAAGCTTCTTAT GATGATACTTGGATATGCTTATCCTGCTTTTGTCTGTTTTAAAACTGTggaaaagaacaaagtcaagatcGAAGAGCTCAGGTTTTGGTGCCAGTATTG GATAGTTGTTGCACTATTGACAGTTTTTGAGAGGATCGGTGATATATTTATTTCTTG GGTGCCCATGTATGCAGAGATGAAACTAGCTCTATTTCTCTGCCTGTGGTATCCCAAAACAAAG GGGactggatttgtctatgagacCTTATTGCGGCCATTTATTATAAAATATGAAACAGATATTGACAAGAATTTACAGGAGTTAAGATCAAGGATGTGGAATTTGGCTATCTATTATTACCATAACTATACGGAGCTGGGGCCAACAAAGCTTTTCCAAGTTGTTGAATCCCTAGCTTTTAAACAACGAAATATTGAGAGATCTAGTTCCAag AAGTGTGAGAGGAACAAATCCAAAACAAGTTTCTCACCTCGTTGGAACACAATGTTTTCGTTCAATCGGGGATCTTTGAGGGGCAAACACAGAAGCATTTGA
- the LOC141707889 gene encoding HVA22-like protein j isoform X2, producing the protein MLAELVTKLLMMILGYAYPAFVCFKTVEKNKVKIEELRIVVALLTVFERIGDIFISWVPMYAEMKLALFLCLWYPKTKGTGFVYETLLRPFIIKYETDIDKNLQELRSRMWNLAIYYYHNYTELGPTKLFQVVESLAFKQRNIERSSSKKCERNKSKTSFSPRWNTMFSFNRGSLRGKHRSI; encoded by the exons ATGTTGGCAGAGCTCGTTACCAAGCTTCTTAT GATGATACTTGGATATGCTTATCCTGCTTTTGTCTGTTTTAAAACTGTggaaaagaacaaagtcaagatcGAAGAGCTCAG GATAGTTGTTGCACTATTGACAGTTTTTGAGAGGATCGGTGATATATTTATTTCTTG GGTGCCCATGTATGCAGAGATGAAACTAGCTCTATTTCTCTGCCTGTGGTATCCCAAAACAAAG GGGactggatttgtctatgagacCTTATTGCGGCCATTTATTATAAAATATGAAACAGATATTGACAAGAATTTACAGGAGTTAAGATCAAGGATGTGGAATTTGGCTATCTATTATTACCATAACTATACGGAGCTGGGGCCAACAAAGCTTTTCCAAGTTGTTGAATCCCTAGCTTTTAAACAACGAAATATTGAGAGATCTAGTTCCAag AAGTGTGAGAGGAACAAATCCAAAACAAGTTTCTCACCTCGTTGGAACACAATGTTTTCGTTCAATCGGGGATCTTTGAGGGGCAAACACAGAAGCATTTGA
- the LOC141707888 gene encoding uncharacterized protein LOC141707888 isoform X2, which translates to MLWRHAVALAYLDCFTALSHPNAMEFSYLSDIEGDAEDWLIRARVCRMWDAVNTKDNNLLSIDIILVDKKENLMHAAIRKHLVPRFRHQISEGLVYSLQNVKVAMNTSHYRPLASNQRLLFLPVTKVVQLDEDVVRIPRYGFQFVNLPELQARAGDVSTLSDIVGCFCGYGEVEVVGAGYKKKDIKIFTDYSVTSTVTLWGKLGEQFDPTLYIGDDAPYVIVISSVTVKTFQHKNYAS; encoded by the exons ATGTTGTGGCGCCATGCCGTTGCTTTGGCTTATCTGGATTGTTTCACGGCGCTGTCTCATCCAAACG CTATGGAGTTTTCTTATCTTTCCGACATTGAGGGTGATGCGGAGGACTGGTTGATTAGGGCCCGCGTTTGCAGGATGTGGGATGCTGTCAACACAAAGGACAACAACTTGCTTAGCATAGATATTATCCTGGTTGATAAAAAG GAGAATCTTATGCATGCTGCTATCCGTAAGCATTTGGTGCCTCGATTCAGGCACCAAATCAGTGAGGGCCTGGTCTACAGTCTCCAAAATGTCAAGGTTGCGATGAATACCTCCCACTATAGGCCACTGGCTAGCAATCAAAGGCTGCTTTTCTTACCGGTTACCAAGGTTGTGCAGCTAGATGAGGATGTTGTGCGCATCCCAAGATATGGATTCCAGTTTGTTAATTTGCCCGAGCTTCAAGCCCGCGCCGGTGACGTGTCCACTCTCTCAG ATATTGTGGGATGCTTCTGCGGTTATGGTGAGGTGGAGGTTGTCGGGGCTGGCTACAAAAAAAAGGATATTAAAATTTTCACAGATTA CTCTGTCACCAGCACCGTCACTCTGTGGGGTAAACTAGGCGAGCAGTTTGATCCAACACTGTATATTGGAGATGACGCGCCCTATGTTATCGTGATCTCCTCTGTCACAGTCAAGACTTTTCAGCATAAGAACTATGCTTCTTAG
- the LOC141707888 gene encoding uncharacterized protein LOC141707888 isoform X3: MLWRHAVALAYLDCFTALSHPNAMEFSYLSDIEGDAEDWLIRARVCRMWDAVNTKDNNLLSIDIILVDKKNLMHAAIRKHLVPRFRHQISEGLVYSLQNVKVAMNTSHYRPLASNQRLLFLPVTKVVQLDEDVVRIPRYGFQFVNLPELQARAGDVSTLSDIVGCFCGYGEVEVVGAGYKKKDIKIFTDYSVTSTVTLWGKLGEQFDPTLYIGDDAPYVIVISSVTVKTFQHKNYAS, encoded by the exons ATGTTGTGGCGCCATGCCGTTGCTTTGGCTTATCTGGATTGTTTCACGGCGCTGTCTCATCCAAACG CTATGGAGTTTTCTTATCTTTCCGACATTGAGGGTGATGCGGAGGACTGGTTGATTAGGGCCCGCGTTTGCAGGATGTGGGATGCTGTCAACACAAAGGACAACAACTTGCTTAGCATAGATATTATCCTGGTTGATAAAAAG AATCTTATGCATGCTGCTATCCGTAAGCATTTGGTGCCTCGATTCAGGCACCAAATCAGTGAGGGCCTGGTCTACAGTCTCCAAAATGTCAAGGTTGCGATGAATACCTCCCACTATAGGCCACTGGCTAGCAATCAAAGGCTGCTTTTCTTACCGGTTACCAAGGTTGTGCAGCTAGATGAGGATGTTGTGCGCATCCCAAGATATGGATTCCAGTTTGTTAATTTGCCCGAGCTTCAAGCCCGCGCCGGTGACGTGTCCACTCTCTCAG ATATTGTGGGATGCTTCTGCGGTTATGGTGAGGTGGAGGTTGTCGGGGCTGGCTACAAAAAAAAGGATATTAAAATTTTCACAGATTA CTCTGTCACCAGCACCGTCACTCTGTGGGGTAAACTAGGCGAGCAGTTTGATCCAACACTGTATATTGGAGATGACGCGCCCTATGTTATCGTGATCTCCTCTGTCACAGTCAAGACTTTTCAGCATAAGAACTATGCTTCTTAG
- the LOC141707888 gene encoding uncharacterized protein LOC141707888 isoform X1 produces the protein MLLRSALTFATTSASKIYVNPEVEHVSSIRERFSVLPPAVVAIEGPSSAKLTPEEAMFVNRTIVGSLVRATCAGELQVDVVTLKATITAINNRFGWYYISCESCVKRATLHDGVFICNNCKQPIKYPLAMFCINLQVEDPTGTTTVVLLNSTTERLLDVSAKKLINKFPEGDTSVPLELQALVGKEFVYKLKLNKYNLVEGLQDYGVSAVYTPVEELEVAYEKNAQAQASQNRADCSSSSQMGGSNERKRKLSTVIEAVEAANEGGNGAP, from the exons ATGCTTCTTAGAA GTGCTCTGACTTTCGCTACAACTAGCGCTAGCAAAATTTATGTTAACCCAGAGGTGGAGCATGTCTCCTCTATAAGAGAGAGGTTCTCGGTCTTACCACCAGCTGTCGTGGCTATTGAAGGCCCCAGTTCTGCCAAGTTAACCCCTGAGGAAGCAATGTTTGTTAATCGAACAATCGTGGGATCCCTGGTCAGGGCTACATGTGCTGGTGAACTACAG GTTGATGTTGTGACCTTGAAGGCTACCATAACTGCCATCAACAATCGTTTTGGATGGTATTATATATCGTGCGAGTCATGCGTGAAAAGGGCCACTCTTCACGATGGGGTTTTTATCTGCAATAATTGCAAGCAACCAATTAAGTACCCTTTGGCCAT GTTTTGCATTAATCTACAAGTGGAGGATCCCACCGGAACTACGACTGTTGTTTTACTCAATTCTACTACCGAGCGCTTGCTAGACGTCTCAGCCAAAAAACTAATTAATAAATTTCCAGAAGGGGATACTTCTGTGCCCTTGGAGCTGCAAGCCCTTGTGGGTAAGGAATTTGTTTACAAGCTGAAATTGAACAAGTACAATCTGGTTGAAGGGCTACAAGACTATGGTGTGTCGGCGGTTTACACTCCCGTGGAAGAACTGGAGGTTGCTTATGAAAAAAATGCTCAAGCACAG GCTTCTCAGAACCGTGCCGACTGCTCCTCCAGCTCTCAAATGGGAGGTAGCAATGAACGTAAGCGAAAACTATCTACTGTTATCGAAGCTGTTGAAGCTGCCAATGAAGGCGGCAATGGCGCCCCTTAG